A window of the Juglans microcarpa x Juglans regia isolate MS1-56 chromosome 5D, Jm3101_v1.0, whole genome shotgun sequence genome harbors these coding sequences:
- the LOC121264695 gene encoding thioredoxin-like protein AAED1, chloroplastic — translation MPRNIMDASGVALVVIGPGSIDQARAFTEQTKFKGEVYVEPNHSSYEALQFASGVSTTFTPNAGLEIIQLYTEGYRQDLKLSFEKDTVTGGDWYAKHLVATTVSIFFFYDEIKVSSYVLFLNS, via the exons ATGCCACGTAATATAATGGATGCATCAGGTGTGGCTTTGGTTGTAATTGGACCTGGTAGTATTGATCAG GCAAGAGCATTTACTGAGCAAACAAAATTCAAAGGAG AAGTTTATGTCGAGCCGAACCATTCGTCGTATGAGGCTTTACAATTTGCCTCAGGGGTTTCAACTACATTCACTCCTAAC GCAGGTCTCGagataatacaattatacacgGAAGGTTATCGACAAGACTTGAAGCTTTCATTTGAAAAGGACACTGTGACTGGAGGTGACTGGTATGCAAAACATCTTGTTGCAACTACtgtgtccattttttttttttatgatgagatCAAAGTATCTAGTTATGTACTTTTCTTGAACTCTTAG